A window from Aeromonas rivipollensis encodes these proteins:
- a CDS encoding sigma-54-dependent Fis family transcriptional regulator yields the protein MSELPQYSSSPSPIQRSWQRCLHQGLLRQQSAELDLLPQGELSARQEQHKTLITCFQRFVLPLFAQLLAGRPCRLLLCDGEGAILAASGDDGFARHAERIFLRSGARWGEASKGTNAIGTALAEQSEVQVLGAQHFFAQHSFLSCSACPLLGPDGQLLGVLDISTDAAHHDGDMLGTVRLLAMTLENALLARQPGWLVDLDPQSLWSARLLLGEGGELLGANRAGRLWLGQHPFDGKQLLRDRRGLRLEPEPVVIQTENQPQPAVTAGVPLKMLERGISLLIEGETGSGKEHLVRALHSQSSRRDKPLVCVNCGALPAELVEAELFGYVGGAFSGARSQGSQGYLRAAHNGILMLDEIGELPLPAQTRLLRVLQERAVTPVGSHKPEAVDFWLVSASHRDLAVMVQAGTFREDLYYRICGWRQQLAPLRAWSQCDRLGLIRRLLSEMDPDLQLTPEAERQLLTHPLPGNVRQLKQALEVACVLAEGQGWIEPAHLHLPEVAAMPAPRGATTLREQSRLRVQQTLTECGGNVSEAARRLGISRTTLYRALREEG from the coding sequence ATGAGCGAGTTACCGCAGTACAGTTCCAGCCCCAGTCCGATCCAGCGCTCCTGGCAGCGCTGCCTGCATCAGGGCCTGCTCCGCCAGCAGAGCGCCGAGCTGGACTTGCTTCCCCAGGGAGAGCTGTCGGCCCGCCAGGAGCAGCACAAAACGCTTATCACCTGCTTTCAGCGCTTCGTGTTGCCGCTGTTTGCCCAGTTGCTGGCGGGCAGGCCTTGTCGCCTGCTGCTGTGTGACGGTGAGGGGGCCATTTTGGCCGCCAGCGGTGACGATGGCTTCGCCCGCCACGCCGAGCGGATCTTCTTGCGCAGCGGCGCCCGCTGGGGGGAGGCGAGCAAGGGCACCAACGCCATCGGCACAGCGCTGGCCGAGCAGAGCGAGGTGCAGGTGCTGGGGGCGCAGCACTTCTTCGCCCAGCACAGCTTCCTCAGTTGCAGTGCCTGCCCCCTGCTCGGGCCGGACGGGCAACTGCTGGGGGTGCTCGACATCTCCACCGATGCGGCCCACCACGACGGCGATATGCTGGGCACTGTGCGGCTGCTGGCGATGACCCTGGAAAACGCCCTGCTGGCGCGTCAGCCGGGCTGGTTGGTGGATCTCGATCCCCAGAGTCTCTGGTCCGCCCGCCTGCTGCTGGGAGAGGGGGGCGAGCTGCTCGGGGCCAACCGGGCCGGACGGCTCTGGCTCGGCCAGCACCCGTTTGACGGCAAGCAGCTGCTGCGGGATCGCCGCGGCCTGCGGCTGGAGCCCGAACCTGTGGTGATTCAAACCGAAAACCAGCCCCAGCCAGCCGTTACCGCCGGGGTGCCCCTCAAGATGCTGGAGCGGGGCATCTCCCTGCTCATCGAGGGGGAGACCGGCAGCGGCAAGGAGCACCTGGTGCGTGCCCTGCACAGTCAGTCGAGCCGACGGGACAAGCCCCTGGTATGCGTCAACTGCGGCGCCCTGCCGGCCGAGCTGGTGGAGGCCGAGCTGTTTGGCTACGTGGGCGGGGCCTTCAGCGGCGCCCGCAGCCAGGGCAGCCAGGGTTATCTGCGCGCCGCCCACAACGGCATCCTGATGCTGGACGAGATCGGCGAGTTGCCGCTCCCGGCTCAGACCCGACTGCTGCGGGTGTTGCAGGAGCGCGCCGTCACCCCGGTTGGCAGCCACAAGCCCGAAGCGGTGGATTTCTGGCTGGTCAGCGCCAGCCATCGGGATCTGGCGGTCATGGTACAAGCCGGGACGTTTCGCGAGGATCTCTATTACCGGATCTGCGGCTGGCGCCAGCAGCTTGCGCCGCTGCGGGCCTGGTCACAGTGCGATCGCCTGGGGCTGATCCGGCGCCTGCTCTCGGAGATGGACCCGGACCTGCAACTGACGCCGGAGGCGGAGCGGCAACTGCTGACCCATCCCTTGCCCGGCAACGTGCGCCAGCTCAAGCAGGCGCTGGAGGTAGCCTGCGTGCTGGCAGAAGGGCAGGGCTGGATTGAACCCGCCCACCTGCATCTGCCCGAGGTGGCCGCCATGCCGGCTCCCCGGGGCGCCACCACCTTGCGCGAACAGAGCCGGCTGCGGGTGCAGCAGACCCTGACGGAGTGTGGCGGCAACGTGAGCGAGGCGGCGCGGCGGCTCGGTATCAGCCGCACCACCCTCTACCGGGCACTGCGGGAAGAGGGATAG
- a CDS encoding GGDEF domain-containing protein, which translates to MTPSYSRVTNMLFWSLLLGSLLAILVFEFGPERRLDILSQASLAARAQDDRTHGGQSITTLIAGGEKPAIDCKLRAGHSSPFCELILTLSAPERGLDLSHFSGVRVKLRVEGREPQSWRLYLRNYDPAYSIAGDETSHKFNEVLFRPDDYGRLQDVPLKVFAPSSWWVQQYRIPLAQQGTDLHHVYAIELATDDSMQPGDYRLILENLEFYGRWGKPGDFYRQLLLGWLIYGILLFLTQYLLMGDKLRKAREARLAAEALSQSLSEQYRRTEEEARYDPLTGALNRLGGEKLLSELGEMPLSFIYIDIDHFKGVNDTHGHPMGDEVLKHMVSELLRHCDSLCRLVRWGGEEFVLVCLHHEQARAERLAERLRGALEAYREWPLGLRITASFGVAERRGDSLELTLKRADEALYQAKERGRNRVEVG; encoded by the coding sequence ATGACCCCATCCTATTCCCGCGTGACCAATATGTTGTTCTGGAGCCTGCTGCTCGGCAGCCTGCTGGCCATCCTGGTGTTCGAGTTCGGGCCAGAACGGCGGCTGGATATCCTGAGCCAGGCCAGCCTGGCCGCCAGGGCCCAGGATGATCGCACCCATGGCGGCCAATCGATCACCACGCTGATCGCTGGTGGCGAAAAGCCCGCCATCGACTGCAAGCTGCGCGCGGGCCACAGCTCCCCCTTCTGTGAACTGATCCTGACCCTGTCTGCCCCCGAGCGGGGGCTGGATCTCTCCCACTTCAGCGGCGTGCGGGTCAAGTTGAGGGTGGAGGGGCGCGAGCCGCAGAGCTGGCGCCTCTATTTGCGCAACTATGATCCCGCCTACTCGATAGCCGGGGACGAGACTTCCCACAAGTTCAACGAGGTACTCTTTCGTCCCGACGATTACGGCCGCCTCCAGGACGTCCCCCTCAAGGTGTTTGCCCCCAGCTCCTGGTGGGTGCAGCAGTACCGGATCCCGCTGGCGCAGCAGGGGACGGATCTGCACCATGTCTATGCCATCGAGCTTGCCACCGACGACAGCATGCAGCCCGGGGACTACCGGTTGATCCTGGAGAATCTGGAGTTCTATGGCCGCTGGGGCAAGCCGGGGGACTTCTACCGCCAGCTGCTGCTGGGCTGGCTGATATACGGAATACTGCTGTTTCTGACCCAGTACCTGCTGATGGGAGACAAGCTGCGCAAGGCTCGTGAGGCGCGGCTGGCGGCGGAGGCGCTCAGCCAGAGCCTGTCCGAGCAGTACCGCCGCACCGAGGAGGAGGCCCGCTATGATCCCCTGACCGGGGCCCTCAACCGGCTCGGCGGCGAGAAGCTCCTGAGCGAACTGGGGGAGATGCCGCTCTCCTTCATCTACATCGACATCGATCACTTCAAGGGGGTCAACGACACCCACGGTCACCCCATGGGGGACGAGGTGCTCAAGCACATGGTGAGCGAGCTGCTGCGCCATTGTGACAGCCTGTGCCGCCTGGTGCGCTGGGGGGGAGAGGAGTTCGTGCTGGTCTGCCTGCACCATGAGCAGGCGAGGGCCGAGAGGCTGGCCGAGCGGCTGAGGGGGGCGCTGGAGGCCTACAGGGAGTGGCCCCTCGGGCTCAGGATCACCGCCTCCTTCGGGGTGGCGGAGCGGCGCGGGGACTCCCTTGAGCTGACCCTCAAGCGGGCGGACGAGGCGCTCTATCAGGCCAAGGAACGGGGGCGCAACCGGGTCGAGGTGGGCTAG
- a CDS encoding VOC family protein, with translation MSQHLGALTLLVADYDQAIRFFTKGLGFALLEDSPLDEPGKPGKRWVRVAPKGASGSALLLARAANAQQQAAIGQQGGGRVFLFLETDDFWGDYQRMQQYGVHFCEEPRHEPYGTVVVFEDISGNRWDLLQRIAAN, from the coding sequence ATGTCCCAACACCTAGGTGCCCTGACCCTGCTGGTGGCCGACTACGATCAGGCCATTCGCTTTTTTACCAAGGGTCTCGGATTTGCGCTGCTGGAAGACAGCCCCCTCGACGAGCCGGGCAAACCGGGCAAGCGCTGGGTGCGGGTCGCCCCGAAAGGTGCCTCCGGGTCGGCCCTGTTGCTGGCCCGGGCTGCCAATGCGCAGCAGCAGGCCGCCATCGGCCAGCAGGGGGGCGGCCGGGTCTTCCTGTTTCTCGAGACCGACGATTTCTGGGGTGACTACCAGCGCATGCAGCAGTACGGCGTGCATTTTTGTGAAGAGCCCCGCCACGAGCCCTATGGCACAGTGGTGGTGTTCGAAGACATCAGTGGCAACCGCTGGGACCTGCTGCAACGCATTGCTGCCAACTGA
- the phoB gene encoding phosphate regulon transcriptional regulator PhoB gives MAKRILVVEDEAPIREMLCFVLEQKGYETIEAEDYADGLAKVREPYPELIVLDWMMPGGSGIQFIKQLKQDEVTRQIPVVMLTARGEEEDKVRGLEAGADDYITKPFSPKELTARLHAVMRRVSPTSVDEVIEVQGLKLDPVSHRVSAEEKALDMGPTEFKLLHFFMTHPERVYSREQLLNNVWGTNVYVEDRTVDVHIRRLRKAIEETGHDRLIQTVRGAGYRFSTRL, from the coding sequence ATGGCTAAGCGAATTCTGGTGGTCGAGGACGAGGCACCAATCCGCGAGATGCTCTGCTTCGTGCTCGAGCAAAAAGGATATGAGACGATTGAGGCAGAAGATTATGCCGATGGACTGGCGAAGGTGCGTGAACCTTACCCCGAGCTCATCGTACTGGACTGGATGATGCCAGGCGGCAGTGGTATCCAGTTCATCAAGCAGCTCAAGCAGGACGAGGTGACCCGCCAGATCCCGGTGGTGATGCTGACCGCCCGCGGTGAGGAAGAGGACAAGGTGCGCGGCCTCGAGGCGGGCGCCGACGACTACATCACCAAGCCGTTCTCTCCCAAGGAGCTGACCGCCCGGCTGCACGCCGTGATGCGCCGGGTCTCCCCCACCTCGGTGGACGAGGTGATCGAGGTGCAGGGGCTCAAGCTGGATCCCGTCTCCCACAGGGTCAGCGCCGAGGAGAAGGCGCTGGACATGGGGCCGACCGAATTCAAGCTGCTGCACTTCTTCATGACCCATCCCGAGCGGGTCTACAGCCGCGAGCAACTGCTCAACAACGTCTGGGGCACCAATGTGTATGTGGAAGACAGGACGGTGGACGTGCACATCCGTCGTCTGCGCAAGGCCATCGAAGAGACCGGGCATGACAGATTGATCCAGACGGTGCGTGGAGCCGGATACCGCTTCTCAACCCGTCTCTAG
- the phoR gene encoding phosphate regulon sensor histidine kinase PhoR: MLQPYAWRRQLWRMAFFYAPFVLVGWLIEHLSLCLLVATVLHLGWHYRFQKRLSDWLWHDRSLVPPHGSGSWEYIFNGIYKLQQRHRARRRELAGLIRRFREGAEALPDAAVVFRTDGSILWCNRLAEQLLGFRWPEDAGQHIGNLIRHPGFVAYLGKGQYDEPFEMSSPINEEKFLEFRIMPYAEDQAMLVVRDVTRLRSLEKTRKHFVSNVSHELRTPLTVLKGYLEMTEEPPPPAMWAKAHRVMMEQTIRMDNLVNQLLTLSRIEAAPTVDLSHLVDMPAMLGLLEQEARALSGESAHQIEFQVQPNLFVKGDRDQLRSAVSNLVYNAIHYTPAGRKIRVEWRKQGAMALFVVQDEGEGIAPEHLTRLTERFYRVDKARSRHTGGSGLGLAIVKHALSHHDAQLEIESRVGQGSRFSFLIPARMVVVK; the protein is encoded by the coding sequence ATGTTGCAACCTTACGCCTGGCGGCGACAGTTGTGGCGAATGGCGTTCTTCTACGCCCCCTTCGTCTTGGTAGGTTGGTTGATAGAACACCTCTCCCTCTGCCTGCTGGTGGCGACGGTGCTGCACCTGGGCTGGCACTACCGCTTCCAGAAGCGGCTGTCGGACTGGCTGTGGCACGATCGCAGCCTGGTACCGCCCCATGGCAGCGGCAGTTGGGAATACATCTTCAATGGCATTTACAAGTTGCAGCAGCGCCACCGTGCCCGGCGCCGCGAGCTGGCGGGTCTCATCCGCCGGTTCCGGGAGGGTGCAGAGGCCCTGCCCGATGCCGCCGTGGTGTTTCGCACCGACGGCAGCATCCTCTGGTGCAACCGGCTGGCGGAGCAGCTGCTCGGTTTTCGCTGGCCCGAGGATGCCGGCCAGCACATCGGTAACCTCATCCGTCACCCCGGTTTCGTCGCCTACCTCGGCAAGGGGCAGTATGACGAGCCGTTCGAGATGAGCTCCCCCATCAACGAGGAGAAGTTTCTCGAGTTTCGCATCATGCCTTATGCCGAGGATCAGGCCATGCTGGTGGTGCGTGACGTGACCCGGCTGCGCAGCCTCGAGAAGACCCGCAAGCATTTCGTCTCCAACGTCTCCCACGAGCTGCGCACCCCGCTCACCGTGCTCAAGGGGTACCTGGAGATGACAGAGGAGCCGCCGCCCCCCGCCATGTGGGCCAAGGCGCACCGGGTGATGATGGAGCAGACCATTCGCATGGACAACCTGGTCAATCAGCTGCTCACCCTGTCGCGCATCGAGGCAGCCCCGACCGTGGATCTCTCCCATCTGGTGGACATGCCCGCCATGCTGGGGCTGCTGGAGCAGGAGGCGCGTGCCCTGTCGGGAGAGAGTGCCCATCAGATCGAGTTTCAGGTGCAGCCTAACCTGTTCGTGAAAGGGGACAGGGACCAGCTGCGCAGCGCCGTCTCCAACCTGGTCTACAACGCCATTCACTACACACCGGCGGGTCGCAAGATCAGGGTGGAGTGGCGCAAGCAGGGGGCCATGGCGCTCTTTGTGGTGCAGGACGAGGGGGAGGGGATAGCCCCGGAGCACCTGACGCGGCTCACCGAGCGCTTCTATCGGGTCGACAAGGCGAGATCCCGCCACACCGGCGGCTCAGGCCTTGGCCTCGCCATCGTCAAGCATGCCCTGAGCCATCACGATGCCCAGCTCGAGATAGAGAGCCGGGTCGGCCAGGGCAGCCGTTTCAGCTTCCTCATTCCTGCCAGGATGGTGGTGGTAAAATAG
- a CDS encoding PstS family phosphate ABC transporter substrate-binding protein gives MKLNKLAGVIGFTAATLFSVSALAAGVDKDLPDYTPTSGISGNLSSVGSDTLANMMTLWAEEFKRVYPNVNVQIQAAGSSTAPTALTEGVAQFGPMSRAMKAGEEEAFEKRYGYKPTAIRVAVDALAVFVNKDNPIKGLTMEQVDSVFSSTLKCGEAKAATKWSDLGLDGNWSSKDLQLFGRNSVSGTYGYFKEHALCNGDFKSGVNEQPGSASVVQSVSASLNGIGYSGIGYVTSGVRAVPLSKDGKTFVEATAENALTGKYPLSRFLYVYVNKAPNKPLSPMEQEFVKMMLSKAGQTIVAKDGYVPVPAKIVQADLKKLGIM, from the coding sequence ATGAAACTCAACAAACTGGCTGGTGTAATCGGATTCACCGCAGCAACCCTGTTTTCTGTCAGCGCCCTGGCTGCCGGTGTGGATAAAGATCTGCCGGATTACACCCCGACCAGTGGCATCTCGGGCAACCTGTCCTCTGTCGGCTCGGACACCCTGGCCAACATGATGACCCTGTGGGCCGAAGAATTTAAGCGCGTCTACCCCAACGTCAACGTGCAGATCCAGGCCGCCGGTTCTTCCACAGCCCCGACTGCACTGACCGAGGGCGTCGCCCAGTTTGGCCCCATGAGCCGTGCCATGAAGGCCGGTGAAGAGGAAGCATTCGAGAAGCGCTACGGCTACAAGCCGACCGCCATCCGCGTCGCGGTCGATGCCCTGGCGGTGTTCGTGAACAAGGACAACCCCATCAAGGGGCTGACCATGGAGCAGGTTGACTCCGTCTTCTCCAGCACCCTCAAGTGCGGCGAAGCCAAAGCCGCCACCAAATGGTCCGATCTGGGTCTGGATGGCAACTGGTCCAGCAAGGACCTGCAACTGTTCGGTCGCAACTCGGTCTCCGGTACCTATGGCTACTTCAAGGAGCATGCCCTGTGCAACGGTGACTTCAAGAGCGGCGTGAACGAGCAGCCGGGCTCCGCCTCAGTGGTGCAATCCGTCTCCGCTTCCCTGAACGGCATCGGCTACTCCGGCATCGGCTACGTTACCTCAGGCGTGCGCGCCGTACCGCTCTCCAAGGATGGCAAGACCTTCGTTGAAGCGACCGCAGAGAACGCCTTGACCGGCAAGTACCCGCTGTCGCGCTTCCTGTACGTTTACGTGAACAAGGCTCCGAACAAGCCGCTCTCCCCGATGGAGCAAGAGTTTGTGAAGATGATGCTCTCCAAGGCCGGTCAGACCATAGTGGCGAAGGATGGCTATGTGCCGGTCCCCGCCAAGATTGTTCAGGCCGATCTGAAGAAGCTGGGTATCATGTAA
- a CDS encoding M48 family metallopeptidase: protein MRASSLSKFGLAALCSALLASCAQSPTGRSQMLLFSPQQMNQLGADSFEQMKKQEKVSKDAKVNAYVSCVAKAVTAQVPASYGITSWEVVVFDSKEVNAFALPGGKIGVYSGLLKVAKNQDQLATVIGHELTHVLAQHSNERLSRDQLTGIGLAVADAAIGSSQGGGATMAALGLGVQVGIALPYGRAQESEADRLGLDLMARAGFNPAEAIPLWQNMSAAAGGKAPPQLLSTHPSDENRITELQAQQAQAEPLYRQARAAGLTPQCKA from the coding sequence ATGCGTGCATCTTCCCTGTCCAAATTCGGCCTGGCAGCCTTGTGCAGCGCCCTGCTGGCCAGTTGTGCCCAGTCGCCAACCGGTCGCAGCCAGATGCTGCTCTTCTCCCCCCAGCAGATGAACCAGCTGGGGGCCGACTCCTTCGAGCAGATGAAGAAGCAGGAGAAGGTAAGCAAGGATGCCAAGGTGAATGCCTATGTCTCCTGCGTGGCCAAGGCGGTCACCGCCCAGGTGCCTGCCAGCTATGGCATCACCAGCTGGGAGGTGGTGGTGTTTGACTCCAAGGAGGTCAACGCCTTCGCCCTGCCCGGGGGCAAGATCGGCGTCTACAGCGGCCTGCTCAAAGTCGCCAAGAATCAGGATCAGCTCGCCACCGTGATCGGCCACGAGCTGACCCACGTGCTGGCACAACACTCCAACGAACGCCTCTCCCGGGATCAGCTGACCGGCATAGGGCTGGCGGTGGCCGATGCCGCCATCGGCAGCAGCCAGGGGGGCGGTGCCACCATGGCGGCGCTCGGGCTCGGGGTCCAGGTGGGGATCGCTCTGCCCTATGGCCGGGCTCAGGAGAGCGAGGCCGACCGGTTGGGGCTGGATCTGATGGCTCGCGCCGGTTTCAACCCGGCCGAGGCCATCCCCCTGTGGCAGAACATGAGTGCCGCCGCCGGGGGCAAGGCGCCGCCCCAGTTGCTCTCTACTCACCCGAGCGATGAGAACCGCATTACCGAGTTGCAGGCCCAACAGGCTCAGGCAGAGCCCCTGTATCGGCAGGCCCGTGCCGCTGGGTTGACTCCCCAGTGCAAGGCATAA
- a CDS encoding GNAT family N-acetyltransferase translates to MQGITLRLARPADAAAMTVMQRASWLAAYGGVLGEDLLAQLAVTEHLQIWRRRLAEPAPIPMLLCQDEVVIGLLYWHPVHEEGLMTARIRALYLHPDHWRRGHGKRLWQAVAVQMRRAGCECVRLWLLDGNHIGEGFYLRRGFVFDGQERTLTSLGQACLQRQMFRLL, encoded by the coding sequence GTGCAAGGCATAACACTGCGTCTGGCCCGTCCCGCCGATGCCGCCGCCATGACGGTGATGCAGCGGGCCAGCTGGTTGGCAGCCTATGGCGGCGTGCTCGGTGAGGATCTGCTGGCCCAGCTGGCGGTCACCGAGCATCTGCAGATCTGGCGTCGCCGGCTCGCCGAGCCGGCCCCCATCCCCATGCTGCTCTGTCAGGACGAGGTCGTCATCGGCCTGCTCTATTGGCACCCTGTCCATGAGGAGGGGCTGATGACGGCGCGCATCCGGGCGCTCTATCTGCACCCGGATCACTGGCGTCGGGGCCATGGCAAGCGGCTGTGGCAGGCGGTGGCGGTGCAGATGCGCCGGGCCGGTTGCGAGTGCGTCAGACTATGGCTGCTCGATGGCAATCACATCGGCGAGGGGTTCTACCTGCGCCGCGGCTTCGTGTTTGACGGCCAGGAGCGCACCCTGACGAGCCTGGGACAAGCTTGCCTTCAGCGGCAAATGTTCCGTTTGCTTTGA
- a CDS encoding ROK family protein: MYYGFDIGGTKIAFAVYDGGLNLCHEERMSTPGNDYEGLLQLILTRVEAADARFGAKGAVGIGFPGIINRLDGSIVAANLPAIHGRHLGADLAGRLARTVSVDNDANCFLWSEVHQGAAAAAESALGVTIGTGIGGAVYLAGKLIQGRNWLAGEIGHYPLPATILMKYPDLPRPRCGCGRLVCFETYASGTGLERLYHHFNGERASGHQIVTRAEAREPAALSAIDCWLEILAAGLATAISVIDPEVVVLGGGLSGLPALYEELPKRLPGHLLPGVALPAIRQARFGGAGGVRGAALLNL, encoded by the coding sequence ATGTATTACGGATTTGATATTGGTGGTACCAAGATTGCCTTCGCGGTGTATGACGGTGGCCTGAATCTCTGTCACGAAGAGCGCATGAGCACCCCCGGCAACGATTACGAGGGGCTGTTGCAGCTGATCCTGACGCGGGTCGAGGCTGCGGATGCGCGCTTCGGCGCGAAAGGCGCCGTCGGCATCGGGTTTCCTGGCATCATCAATCGCCTGGATGGGAGCATAGTGGCGGCGAACCTGCCCGCCATTCACGGTCGTCATCTGGGAGCGGATCTGGCAGGCCGACTGGCACGCACTGTCAGCGTCGACAACGACGCCAACTGCTTCCTCTGGTCCGAAGTGCACCAGGGGGCCGCCGCCGCGGCCGAGAGTGCGCTGGGGGTGACGATTGGCACCGGCATAGGTGGCGCCGTCTACTTGGCGGGCAAGCTCATCCAGGGTCGCAACTGGCTGGCGGGGGAGATAGGCCATTACCCGCTGCCGGCCACCATATTGATGAAGTATCCCGACCTGCCCCGTCCCCGCTGCGGCTGCGGTCGCCTGGTCTGTTTCGAAACCTACGCCTCGGGCACCGGCCTGGAGCGGCTCTATCACCACTTCAACGGCGAGCGCGCCAGTGGTCACCAGATAGTCACCCGTGCCGAGGCCCGGGAACCCGCGGCGCTCTCGGCCATCGACTGCTGGCTGGAGATCCTGGCCGCCGGGCTCGCCACCGCCATCTCGGTGATAGACCCCGAGGTGGTGGTGCTGGGAGGCGGCCTCAGCGGGCTGCCTGCCCTGTATGAAGAGCTGCCCAAGCGTCTGCCTGGTCACCTGCTGCCCGGCGTCGCCCTGCCGGCTATCCGCCAGGCCCGCTTCGGCGGCGCCGGTGGCGTGCGTGGCGCCGCCCTGCTGAATTTATGA
- a CDS encoding copper homeostasis protein CutC, translating into MTRLEICIDNLESLFTAQQAGADRIELCSALGLGGLTPSYGFMQQVARHATIPVYAMIRPRAGDFCFSAAEFELMLLDIAAARAAGLQGVVVGLLDEGGRVPAAQLQQLVEAAGPLGVTFHRAIDLSSNWRADLETIVAAGCERILSSGHAPTALAGLETLQAMQQTLAGRASLMPGAGVNADNVRTILEFTGVSEVHMSGMGWRGGMVPHGVNMGTSDDGRVNITDGAKVAAVRALLDRA; encoded by the coding sequence ATGACCCGTCTTGAAATCTGCATCGACAACCTGGAATCCCTGTTCACCGCCCAGCAAGCCGGGGCGGATCGCATCGAGCTCTGCTCTGCGCTGGGGCTAGGCGGTCTCACCCCCTCCTATGGTTTCATGCAGCAGGTGGCGCGCCACGCCACCATTCCTGTCTACGCCATGATCCGCCCCCGTGCCGGGGATTTCTGCTTCAGTGCCGCCGAGTTCGAACTCATGTTGCTGGACATCGCCGCAGCCCGGGCCGCAGGCTTGCAAGGGGTGGTGGTGGGTCTGCTGGACGAGGGGGGCAGGGTGCCTGCCGCCCAGTTGCAACAACTGGTCGAAGCGGCCGGTCCCCTGGGGGTCACCTTCCATCGCGCCATCGATCTCAGCTCCAACTGGCGCGCCGATCTGGAGACCATAGTGGCGGCCGGCTGTGAGCGTATCCTGAGCTCCGGCCATGCCCCGACCGCCCTGGCGGGTCTGGAGACACTGCAGGCGATGCAACAGACCCTGGCGGGTCGCGCCAGCCTGATGCCCGGCGCCGGGGTCAATGCCGACAACGTGCGCACCATACTCGAGTTCACCGGGGTGAGCGAGGTACACATGTCCGGCATGGGCTGGCGCGGCGGCATGGTGCCCCACGGAGTGAACATGGGCACCTCGGACGACGGCCGGGTCAATATCACCGACGGCGCCAAGGTGGCTGCGGTGAGGGCCCTGCTGGATCGCGCCTGA
- a CDS encoding FKBP-type peptidyl-prolyl cis-trans isomerase, with translation MSQYDSIEQKASYGIGRNMGDQLAQQAFAGLDIPALQQGLADALNGLEFAVSRDDINDAFQVITARMQEEQEAVAKAAAADGEAFLADNAKRADVKVTDSGLQYEVMVEGNGAVPVAGQSVRVHYHGTFTHGGVFDSSVARGQPAEFPVTGVIAGWVEALQMMPVGSKWKLYIPQDLAYGARGAGSIPPYSALVFEVELLDIL, from the coding sequence ATGTCCCAATACGACTCTATCGAACAGAAGGCCAGCTATGGCATCGGCCGCAACATGGGTGATCAGCTGGCTCAGCAAGCCTTCGCCGGTCTGGATATCCCTGCCCTGCAACAAGGTCTGGCAGATGCCCTGAACGGCCTGGAGTTCGCGGTCAGCCGTGACGATATCAATGATGCCTTCCAGGTCATCACTGCCCGCATGCAGGAAGAGCAGGAAGCCGTTGCCAAGGCGGCCGCCGCCGATGGCGAAGCCTTCCTGGCCGATAACGCCAAGCGTGCCGACGTGAAAGTGACCGACTCCGGTCTGCAATACGAAGTCATGGTAGAAGGCAACGGCGCCGTGCCGGTGGCCGGTCAGTCCGTGCGTGTGCACTACCACGGTACCTTCACCCACGGTGGCGTGTTCGACAGCTCTGTCGCCCGCGGCCAGCCTGCCGAGTTCCCGGTCACCGGCGTCATTGCCGGTTGGGTGGAAGCGCTGCAGATGATGCCGGTTGGCTCCAAGTGGAAGCTCTACATTCCGCAGGATCTGGCCTACGGTGCCCGTGGCGCCGGCTCCATCCCGCCCTACTCCGCACTGGTATTCGAAGTGGAGCTGCTGGACATCCTGTGA